The Chryseobacterium sp. 52 genome includes a region encoding these proteins:
- the lgt gene encoding prolipoprotein diacylglyceryl transferase — MNLLYVNWDVSPEIFNISGFPLKYYGLLFLAGLVLCYTILKSIYKKENLSHQAHEALFSYAFIGILVGARLGHCLFYDFDYYSQHPIEIFLPIQKGLDGAYHFSGYAGLASHGGGIGLIIMLLIYARKFSIKFMTILDVIAIATPLAGAFIRLGNLMNSEIIGTPSHAPWAFIFKHVDTIPRHPAQLYEAICYFMIFFLVYFIYKKDIFKVGKGFYFGITTLLIFIVRFFVEFIKVDQVDFEKGMSLNMGQILSIPFLFLGLFFIIKSIREKKEIKVS; from the coding sequence ATGAATTTATTATACGTTAATTGGGATGTAAGTCCCGAAATCTTCAATATTTCCGGATTCCCTTTAAAATATTACGGTTTATTATTTCTTGCCGGACTTGTTTTATGCTACACGATCTTAAAGTCTATCTATAAAAAAGAAAATTTAAGCCATCAGGCTCATGAAGCCCTCTTCTCTTATGCTTTTATAGGCATTTTAGTCGGCGCAAGACTAGGTCACTGTCTCTTTTATGATTTTGATTATTACTCTCAGCATCCCATTGAAATATTCCTTCCTATCCAGAAAGGATTAGACGGAGCGTATCATTTTTCAGGGTATGCAGGACTGGCAAGTCATGGTGGTGGAATCGGGCTTATCATCATGCTCCTTATTTATGCCAGAAAATTTTCTATTAAATTTATGACTATTCTGGACGTAATTGCTATTGCAACGCCGTTAGCCGGGGCCTTTATCAGACTGGGTAACCTGATGAATTCTGAAATCATCGGAACTCCTTCTCATGCTCCCTGGGCTTTTATATTCAAACATGTCGATACTATTCCAAGACATCCTGCTCAGCTTTATGAAGCAATCTGTTATTTTATGATCTTCTTTCTGGTGTATTTTATTTATAAGAAAGACATCTTTAAGGTTGGGAAAGGCTTTTATTTCGGGATTACAACTCTATTGATCTTTATTGTTCGATTTTTTGTTGAATTTATAAAAGTGGATCAGGTTGATTTTGAAAAAGGAATGAGTCTGAATATGGGGCAGATTTTAAGTATTCCGTTCCTGTTTTTAGGACTTTTCTTTATTATTAAAAGTATCCGTGAGAAAAAGGAAATAAAAGTTTCTTAA
- a CDS encoding Lrp/AsnC family transcriptional regulator: MEIPGKQELELLRILQKSSRFDITDLTERLNMSRTSIYDKIKKLESEGYIKNYVALVDPKKVGLNFTVIVTVSLNSQRLEYVEEFSQKIAVLDEVVEAYVTGGIFDYILKVVVQDPEAFSDFIANKLSVIPNISKIKSSFVMSHIKQSTELHF; the protein is encoded by the coding sequence ATGGAAATACCAGGAAAACAAGAATTGGAGCTGCTGCGGATCTTACAGAAAAGCTCCCGATTTGATATTACAGATCTTACTGAAAGGCTAAATATGTCAAGAACCTCTATTTATGATAAGATAAAGAAGCTTGAAAGCGAGGGTTACATTAAGAATTATGTTGCACTGGTGGATCCGAAAAAGGTAGGACTCAACTTCACTGTTATTGTAACGGTTTCTTTAAACAGCCAGCGTCTGGAATATGTAGAAGAGTTTTCTCAAAAAATAGCAGTGCTGGATGAAGTTGTGGAAGCTTACGTAACAGGTGGTATTTTTGATTATATTTTGAAAGTTGTGGTACAGGATCCTGAGGCTTTCAGTGATTTTATAGCTAATAAACTATCGGTTATCCCCAATATCAGCAAGATCAAAAGTTCTTTTGTCATGAGTCATATCAAACAGTCTACAGAGCTGCATTTTTAA
- a CDS encoding murein L,D-transpeptidase catalytic domain-containing protein: MKIIALMLAVQLLFSCSNESQGNRPGATNPIVKGKAEEKPEADLLKITEKAEEALKFCASKKLSTDFCILIDMSLHSGIKRFFIWDFKTQSVLKEYLVGHGCGSNPWSLDGSKDHPKFSNEDGSHLSSLGKYKLEGRGHSEWGINIKYLMHGLEDTNSNALKRVIVFHSWDQMSDEEVFPKGSPEGWGCPTVSNTAMKEIDPMIRETGQPVLMWMYQ; encoded by the coding sequence ATGAAGATCATTGCATTAATGCTGGCAGTTCAGCTTCTATTTTCATGCAGTAATGAATCTCAAGGAAACCGTCCGGGTGCAACAAATCCTATTGTTAAAGGTAAAGCAGAAGAAAAACCGGAAGCAGATCTTTTAAAAATAACTGAAAAGGCTGAAGAAGCTCTGAAATTCTGTGCTTCAAAAAAACTCAGTACAGATTTTTGTATCCTGATTGATATGAGTTTACATTCCGGGATTAAGAGATTTTTTATCTGGGATTTTAAAACTCAATCTGTTTTGAAGGAATACCTCGTTGGTCATGGCTGTGGTTCAAATCCCTGGAGTTTAGACGGGTCAAAAGACCATCCAAAATTCAGCAATGAAGATGGAAGTCATCTTTCATCCCTGGGGAAATATAAACTGGAAGGAAGAGGCCACAGTGAATGGGGAATCAATATCAAATACCTGATGCACGGTCTGGAGGACACCAACAGTAATGCTTTAAAAAGGGTTATTGTTTTTCATTCCTGGGATCAGATGAGTGATGAAGAGGTTTTTCCAAAAGGATCTCCGGAAGGTTGGGGCTGTCCTACTGTTTCCAATACTGCCATGAAAGAAATTGATCCAATGATCCGGGAAACTGGCCAACCGGTTCTGATGTGGATGTATCAATAA
- a CDS encoding TIGR02117 family protein, translated as MKIVLLYILKTLGVILGIVALYLILGLVLPLIEVSADDDGQPKDIPIYIYTNGVHTDIVMPVKNDLQDWGMKVPFSNTKSKSSDYNYIGIGWGDKGFYLDTPTWADLKFSTAFKAAFWLSDSAMHCSYYKTMKEGEDCKMIMISRNQYKNLVKFVEDKFDRDQNGNFILIPTDAVYDVNDAFYDAKGKYSFLNTCNTWANDALKAAGQKAALWTPSDFGIFRHYK; from the coding sequence CTGAAAATTGTATTATTATATATCCTGAAAACTCTGGGAGTTATTCTGGGAATTGTTGCTCTATATCTTATTTTGGGGCTTGTATTACCGCTTATAGAAGTTTCTGCGGATGATGACGGGCAGCCCAAAGATATTCCGATCTATATTTACACCAATGGCGTACATACGGATATTGTAATGCCTGTGAAAAATGACCTTCAGGACTGGGGAATGAAAGTTCCGTTTTCCAATACAAAATCAAAAAGTTCAGATTATAATTATATAGGAATAGGATGGGGTGATAAAGGTTTTTATCTGGATACTCCGACATGGGCTGATCTGAAGTTTTCCACGGCTTTTAAAGCTGCATTCTGGCTCAGTGATTCTGCGATGCACTGTTCTTATTATAAAACAATGAAAGAAGGGGAGGACTGCAAAATGATTATGATCAGCAGAAATCAATACAAAAACCTGGTAAAATTTGTTGAAGATAAATTCGACAGAGATCAGAACGGAAATTTTATACTGATTCCTACCGATGCTGTGTATGATGTTAACGATGCATTTTATGATGCTAAAGGAAAATACAGTTTCCTTAATACCTGCAATACCTGGGCAAACGATGCCCTGAAAGCAGCAGGACAGAAAGCCGCACTTTGGACACCTTCTGATTTTGGAATTTTCAGACATTACAAATAA
- a CDS encoding SDR family oxidoreductase encodes MSTQNVNGKVVLIAGGGKNLGGLLSRDFAKKGAKLAIHYNSESSRADSEKTLAEVQALGAEAFLFQGDLTKVENIAKFFDEAVSKFGGIDIAINTVGMVLKKPFAETTEEEYDTMFNVNSKSAYFFLQEAGKKLNDNGKICTIVTSLLAAYTGLYSTYAGAKAPVEHFTRAASKEFGGRGISVTAVAPGPMDTPFFYGQESEDAVAYHKSASALGGLTDIKDIAPLVEFLVTEGWWITGQTIFANGGYTTR; translated from the coding sequence ATGTCAACACAAAATGTCAATGGAAAAGTAGTATTAATTGCTGGCGGTGGCAAAAATTTAGGCGGGCTGCTAAGCAGAGATTTTGCGAAGAAAGGGGCAAAGCTGGCCATTCATTATAACAGCGAAAGCTCTAGAGCAGACAGCGAAAAAACACTGGCAGAAGTACAGGCGCTGGGAGCTGAGGCGTTTTTGTTTCAGGGAGACCTTACCAAAGTAGAAAATATAGCCAAGTTTTTTGATGAAGCAGTTTCTAAGTTCGGAGGAATTGATATTGCGATCAATACAGTAGGAATGGTATTGAAGAAACCTTTTGCAGAAACTACAGAAGAAGAATATGATACTATGTTCAATGTAAATTCAAAATCAGCGTATTTCTTTCTTCAGGAAGCGGGTAAAAAACTGAATGACAACGGAAAGATCTGTACAATTGTTACCTCTTTGCTGGCTGCATATACCGGTCTTTATTCTACCTATGCAGGAGCAAAAGCTCCGGTAGAGCATTTTACGAGAGCAGCTTCTAAAGAATTTGGAGGCAGAGGGATTTCTGTAACCGCAGTAGCGCCGGGTCCTATGGATACCCCTTTCTTTTACGGACAGGAATCAGAAGATGCAGTAGCTTATCACAAATCTGCATCTGCCTTGGGTGGATTGACTGATATTAAAGATATTGCTCCGTTGGTGGAGTTTTTGGTAACAGAAGGATGGTGGATCACCGGGCAGACGATCTTTGCGAACGGAGGCTACACAACAAGATAA
- a CDS encoding cold-shock protein, which produces MADSFSKKENFKKKIQKQKEKALRREDRKTNNNKGSEDVFMYVDEFGRLTSTPPEDRERQEVNIDEIQLGAAPIMEEDVRKTGIITFHSEKGYGFITEDNSKENVFFHNNSCAHPVKKGNKVSFEKEKSPKGFSAVNIQLVK; this is translated from the coding sequence ATGGCAGACTCTTTTTCTAAAAAAGAAAATTTCAAGAAAAAAATTCAAAAGCAAAAAGAAAAAGCGCTGAGACGCGAAGATCGTAAAACGAACAACAACAAAGGATCGGAAGATGTTTTCATGTATGTAGATGAATTCGGAAGACTTACTTCTACACCTCCTGAAGACAGAGAAAGACAGGAAGTAAATATTGATGAGATCCAGCTTGGTGCAGCTCCGATTATGGAGGAAGATGTAAGAAAGACAGGAATCATCACTTTCCACAGTGAGAAAGGCTATGGCTTTATTACTGAAGACAATAGCAAGGAAAATGTTTTCTTCCACAACAACAGCTGTGCACACCCAGTAAAAAAGGGGAACAAAGTATCTTTTGAGAAAGAAAAATCTCCTAAAGGATTCTCTGCAGTGAATATCCAGTTAGTTAAATAA
- a CDS encoding SRPBCC family protein: MKHRLFREQQLSCNIETAWKFFSSANNLSEITPKDMNFIVLTTMEDDEIYEGMLIDYYVSPLLGIKMKWQTEIIKVDFQKSFIDFQKKGPYKLWHHHHEFIPNEKGVLMKDTIDYELPMGFLGEIAHSFFVKKKLEHIFDYRYGVLEKMWM, encoded by the coding sequence ATGAAGCACCGTCTTTTTCGGGAACAGCAGCTCAGCTGCAACATAGAAACCGCCTGGAAATTTTTTTCCTCTGCCAATAATCTTTCCGAGATTACCCCCAAAGACATGAATTTTATTGTACTGACAACAATGGAAGACGATGAAATTTATGAAGGTATGCTCATCGATTACTATGTTTCGCCGTTATTGGGAATAAAGATGAAATGGCAGACCGAAATCATCAAGGTTGATTTTCAAAAAAGTTTTATAGATTTCCAGAAAAAAGGACCCTATAAATTGTGGCATCACCATCATGAATTCATTCCTAATGAAAAAGGAGTTCTCATGAAAGATACTATAGATTATGAACTTCCAATGGGGTTTTTAGGAGAAATTGCCCATTCATTTTTCGTTAAAAAGAAACTGGAACATATTTTCGATTACCGCTATGGAGTGTTGGAAAAAATGTGGATGTAA
- a CDS encoding sensor histidine kinase, which produces MKSDRKSKLYVHLLFWILYYILEVYLDFYWSRYQFPDAEWQIRLQNTIVLELGYLLIKMPLAYSLLYVYEKTGIKRFFSYLLYCFIIVAAVLAHRFFTHYIIYPHIYGVVETLDAKQPSGFINGLVAFNSFMDLIFMAGLIFGVEITRQKNILKEQISQLKSEKLDQELTMLKAQINPHFLFNTLNNIYGMALKKADETPDVILQLSKVMRYNIYEAAERYISIDKDVENIKDFLQIQQIRHHDLVVHFNEEIDNPSQEISPLILIQFVENAFKHGVSETLGQSFIHIDIKLNKGVLHYHIENSKEEKPHGNSTKIGLKNIRRQLELLYPKHILTVESTGNRYIVNLIIDFNDTFRF; this is translated from the coding sequence TTGAAGTCAGACAGAAAATCAAAATTATATGTTCATCTGCTCTTTTGGATACTGTATTATATTCTGGAGGTTTATCTGGACTTTTACTGGTCGAGATATCAGTTTCCTGATGCAGAGTGGCAAATAAGGCTTCAGAATACCATTGTTCTGGAACTCGGATATCTCTTGATTAAAATGCCGCTTGCCTATTCTCTGTTGTATGTTTATGAAAAAACAGGAATAAAGAGGTTTTTCAGCTATCTTCTCTATTGTTTTATAATCGTTGCAGCCGTTCTGGCTCACAGATTTTTTACTCATTATATCATTTATCCTCACATCTACGGAGTGGTGGAAACACTGGACGCAAAACAACCTTCAGGATTTATCAACGGACTGGTAGCTTTCAACTCTTTTATGGATCTTATTTTTATGGCAGGACTGATCTTTGGGGTAGAGATTACAAGACAGAAAAATATTCTGAAGGAACAGATCTCACAGTTGAAATCAGAAAAGCTGGACCAGGAACTTACTATGCTGAAAGCTCAGATTAACCCTCATTTTCTATTCAATACCCTCAATAATATTTATGGAATGGCCCTTAAAAAAGCAGATGAAACACCTGATGTGATCCTGCAGCTTTCCAAAGTGATGAGATATAATATTTACGAGGCGGCGGAACGGTATATTTCTATAGATAAAGATGTAGAGAATATCAAAGATTTTCTACAGATCCAGCAGATACGGCATCATGATCTCGTGGTGCATTTTAATGAGGAAATTGATAACCCTTCTCAGGAAATTTCACCGCTTATTCTGATTCAGTTTGTTGAAAATGCTTTTAAACATGGAGTTTCCGAAACTTTGGGCCAGAGCTTTATCCATATAGATATTAAGCTAAATAAGGGAGTTCTTCACTACCATATAGAAAATTCGAAGGAGGAGAAACCTCATGGGAATTCTACAAAAATAGGCCTGAAAAATATCCGGAGACAGCTTGAACTGCTTTACCCGAAACATATTCTCACCGTTGAAAGTACAGGCAACCGCTACATAGTAAACTTAATTATTGACTTTAATGATACATTCCGTTTCTAA
- a CDS encoding alpha/beta fold hydrolase: MRQNPMITVNNQTLYIEYYNHFEGKPVIVFLHDSLGSSQLWRDLPAKISEATGCNILLYDRLGYGKSDPMLTHERPVNYMELEADLLNDLLAELHIKNAILFGHSDGGTIALITAAKYPQRINAVICEAGHIFVEEVTLKGVYDAREAYKTTNLAERLQKYHGDKVEMLFRAWTETWTREDYRTWNIEYLLKDIHCPLLFIQGEADEYGTLAQLEKTVSQVNGVAEKYIIPEIGHTPHKEAPELVINRVSHFIEKYG, encoded by the coding sequence ATGAGACAGAATCCCATGATAACCGTTAATAATCAGACACTTTATATTGAATACTATAACCACTTTGAAGGAAAACCGGTTATTGTTTTTCTCCATGATTCCTTAGGCAGTAGCCAGCTTTGGAGAGATCTGCCTGCAAAAATTTCTGAAGCCACCGGATGTAATATTCTGCTCTATGACAGGTTAGGCTACGGAAAATCTGACCCTATGTTAACTCATGAAAGACCGGTTAATTATATGGAACTGGAAGCTGATCTGCTGAATGATCTGCTTGCCGAACTTCACATCAAGAATGCCATTTTATTTGGACATAGCGACGGTGGAACTATCGCTTTGATCACCGCTGCAAAATACCCTCAAAGGATTAATGCGGTGATTTGTGAAGCTGGACATATCTTTGTAGAAGAAGTGACTTTGAAAGGAGTCTATGATGCCAGGGAAGCTTATAAAACAACCAATCTGGCTGAGCGTCTGCAGAAATACCACGGAGATAAAGTAGAAATGCTTTTCAGAGCCTGGACAGAAACCTGGACCCGTGAAGATTACAGAACTTGGAATATTGAATACCTTTTAAAAGATATACATTGCCCTTTGCTGTTTATTCAGGGAGAAGCTGACGAGTACGGTACCCTCGCTCAGTTAGAAAAAACGGTCTCTCAGGTAAATGGAGTTGCAGAAAAATATATTATTCCGGAAATTGGGCATACGCCACATAAAGAAGCTCCTGAGCTCGTTATCAATAGAGTATCACATTTTATTGAAAAATACGGCTGA
- a CDS encoding NAD(P)H-dependent flavin oxidoreductase has protein sequence MSNFIDFNSAKKLHEMKTGQNRITELFNIQYPIIQAGMIWHSGWRLASAVSNCGGLGIIGAGSMYPDILRENIQKCKMATDKPFGVNVPMLYPNLEEIIQIILEEGVKIVFTSAGNPKTYTETLQKEGIKVAHVVSSTKFAVKCEEAGVDVVVAEGFEAGGHNGRDETTTLCLIPNVKKHISKPLIAAGGIALGSQMKAAMILGADGVQIGSRFAATTEASAHENWKKKITELNEGDTHLTLKELAPVRMVKNKFFGELEGIYQSGRDKEALIASLGRARAKRGMFEGDMEDGELEIGQVSALIEDILPVETVFNNLLKEFEAATVPSL, from the coding sequence ATGAGCAATTTTATAGATTTCAATTCAGCAAAAAAACTTCACGAAATGAAGACAGGTCAAAATAGAATTACAGAGCTTTTTAATATACAATATCCTATTATTCAGGCCGGAATGATCTGGCATTCAGGATGGAGATTAGCTTCGGCAGTTTCCAACTGTGGCGGATTAGGAATTATAGGAGCAGGAAGTATGTATCCTGATATCTTAAGAGAAAATATCCAGAAATGTAAAATGGCGACAGATAAGCCTTTTGGTGTGAATGTTCCAATGCTTTATCCTAACCTTGAAGAAATCATCCAGATTATTCTGGAAGAAGGCGTAAAAATTGTTTTTACTTCTGCCGGAAATCCAAAAACCTATACGGAGACGCTTCAGAAAGAAGGAATAAAAGTTGCCCATGTAGTTTCATCAACCAAATTTGCCGTCAAATGTGAAGAAGCCGGAGTAGATGTTGTGGTAGCGGAAGGATTTGAAGCTGGAGGGCATAACGGCAGAGACGAAACCACAACTTTATGCCTTATCCCGAACGTTAAAAAACATATTTCCAAACCATTGATTGCTGCCGGAGGCATTGCTTTGGGTTCACAGATGAAAGCAGCGATGATTTTAGGTGCAGACGGCGTACAGATTGGTTCACGCTTCGCCGCTACAACGGAGGCAAGCGCCCATGAAAACTGGAAAAAGAAAATTACAGAGCTTAATGAAGGAGATACCCATTTAACTTTAAAAGAATTGGCACCTGTAAGAATGGTGAAAAACAAGTTCTTTGGTGAACTGGAAGGTATCTATCAGTCAGGGAGAGATAAAGAGGCTTTAATCGCTTCATTGGGGCGCGCAAGAGCAAAACGGGGAATGTTTGAAGGGGATATGGAAGACGGTGAACTTGAAATAGGACAGGTTTCTGCTTTAATAGAAGATATTCTGCCTGTGGAAACTGTTTTTAATAACTTATTGAAAGAATTTGAAGCAGCAACAGTACCAAGCTTATAA
- a CDS encoding cold-shock protein, with the protein MQEGTVKFFNEAKGFGFISPADGGKDIFVHSSGLDTRSIRENDKVVFEVQKSDKGLNAVNVKLA; encoded by the coding sequence ATGCAAGAAGGCACCGTAAAATTTTTCAATGAAGCAAAAGGCTTCGGATTTATTTCTCCAGCAGACGGAGGTAAAGATATTTTTGTACACTCTTCAGGATTAGATACAAGATCTATCCGTGAAAACGATAAAGTAGTTTTTGAAGTACAAAAAAGCGACAAAGGTTTAAATGCTGTTAACGTAAAGTTAGCATAA
- a CDS encoding LytR/AlgR family response regulator transcription factor — protein sequence MIHSVSKKYNCIIVEDEPIAAEILENFVSRDEELHLVAKCSDAVYAGSLLNRHEIDLMFLDLHLPVVKGFDFLKKLKNPPLVIVTTAYHQYAVEGYELDIVDYLMKPIPYDRFTKAVEKFKYLMNAEEALLEAADREHIFISSGKKQIKIVLHDIFFIESLREYIHIHTKTGIITVKMAISRIEESLDPKMFVRIHKSYIISKMKIEVRSASMIQVNGKKLPIGRTYKPSIEF from the coding sequence ATGATACATTCCGTTTCTAAAAAATATAACTGCATCATCGTAGAAGATGAACCGATAGCTGCTGAGATTCTGGAGAATTTTGTTTCCAGAGATGAAGAACTTCATCTTGTGGCAAAATGTTCAGATGCTGTTTACGCCGGAAGCCTTTTGAACAGACATGAAATTGATCTTATGTTTCTGGATCTGCATCTTCCTGTAGTAAAAGGCTTTGATTTCCTTAAAAAACTGAAAAATCCACCTCTTGTCATTGTCACCACCGCATACCATCAGTATGCCGTAGAAGGCTATGAGCTTGATATTGTAGATTATCTTATGAAGCCTATTCCATACGACAGATTTACAAAAGCGGTTGAAAAATTTAAATACCTGATGAATGCTGAAGAAGCTTTGCTGGAAGCCGCAGACCGTGAGCATATTTTTATCAGCAGCGGGAAGAAACAAATTAAGATCGTTCTTCATGATATTTTCTTTATTGAAAGCCTGCGTGAGTATATTCATATCCATACCAAAACGGGAATTATCACTGTAAAAATGGCCATCAGCAGAATCGAAGAAAGTCTGGATCCTAAAATGTTTGTCAGAATCCACAAATCTTACATTATCTCCAAAATGAAAATCGAGGTACGTTCAGCCAGTATGATACAGGTGAACGGGAAAAAGCTTCCCATCGGAAGAACCTACAAGCCTTCTATAGAATTTTAA
- a CDS encoding DoxX family protein yields the protein MKKNFYIRSALTVILLMHSVVSIFSGDVNNFGRLYLDAIGFSPFGIYLAWAVKLIHLFSVFLIWSDRYVKVVSICNMSILILGIYLVHWQNGWYVVGGGTNGIEFNVLLICCFLQLIFTGFTSRHTEKSSS from the coding sequence ATGAAAAAGAATTTTTACATCCGTTCAGCCCTCACTGTTATTTTACTGATGCACAGTGTGGTTTCTATTTTCAGCGGTGACGTCAACAATTTTGGGCGTCTTTATCTGGATGCCATAGGTTTCAGTCCTTTCGGGATTTACCTCGCTTGGGCGGTGAAACTGATTCATCTTTTTTCTGTATTTCTGATCTGGTCTGACAGATATGTAAAAGTGGTTTCTATTTGTAATATGAGCATCCTTATTCTCGGAATTTACTTGGTACACTGGCAGAATGGCTGGTATGTAGTGGGTGGCGGAACCAATGGTATTGAATTCAATGTCCTGTTGATATGTTGTTTCCTACAGCTGATCTTTACTGGGTTTACATCACGACATACAGAAAAAAGCAGTTCGTAG
- the queG gene encoding tRNA epoxyqueuosine(34) reductase QueG — protein MNSGAEKYSQLIKSKAERFGFQSCGISKADFLEEDAPNLEKWLKNNFHGEMKYMENHFDKRLDPRLLVEGSKSVISLSYNYFPKEKISTLENYKISKYAYAEDYHEVVKEILREMISELQEEIGEFGFRVFVDSAPILERSWAKKSGIGWVGKNANLITRQNGSFYFLAEIICDLELISDHATTDHCGTCRKCIDACPTDAIVSEKIIDGSRCISYATIELKNEIPDHFKDRMEDWMFGCDICQDVCPWNRFSAPNLQSKFAPNESLKNFKKEEWKEITQEIFSEIFRKSPVKRTKFAGLKRNIEFLERSSDQL, from the coding sequence CTGAATTCCGGTGCCGAAAAATATTCCCAACTTATAAAATCTAAAGCAGAACGTTTTGGATTTCAGAGTTGCGGTATCTCGAAAGCAGATTTTCTGGAAGAAGATGCCCCGAATCTTGAGAAATGGCTTAAAAATAATTTTCATGGTGAAATGAAGTACATGGAAAATCATTTTGATAAAAGATTAGATCCCAGACTTCTTGTGGAAGGCTCAAAATCAGTAATTTCATTATCTTACAATTACTTTCCTAAAGAGAAAATTTCTACCCTAGAAAATTATAAGATCTCAAAATATGCCTATGCAGAAGACTACCATGAAGTGGTGAAAGAAATTCTCCGTGAAATGATTTCGGAACTTCAGGAAGAAATAGGAGAGTTCGGATTCCGGGTTTTTGTGGATTCTGCCCCTATTTTGGAACGGAGCTGGGCCAAAAAGTCAGGAATAGGATGGGTAGGGAAAAATGCCAATCTTATCACCAGGCAGAACGGTTCGTTTTACTTTTTAGCAGAAATCATCTGTGATCTGGAATTGATTTCCGACCATGCCACTACAGATCATTGCGGGACGTGTAGGAAGTGTATCGATGCATGTCCTACCGATGCCATTGTTTCGGAAAAGATCATCGACGGAAGCCGCTGTATTTCATATGCTACAATAGAATTGAAAAACGAAATACCGGATCATTTTAAAGACAGAATGGAAGACTGGATGTTCGGTTGTGATATTTGCCAGGATGTATGTCCCTGGAACAGATTTTCAGCACCTAACCTGCAAAGTAAATTTGCACCGAACGAGTCATTGAAAAATTTCAAAAAAGAAGAGTGGAAGGAAATTACTCAGGAAATATTCTCCGAGATCTTCAGGAAATCCCCTGTAAAGAGAACCAAATTCGCAGGTCTGAAGCGGAATATCGAATTTTTAGAACGTTCTTCAGATCAACTTTAG
- a CDS encoding rhodanese-like domain-containing protein, with translation MSLIEVIQSGNYELIDVREPMELEMDGNIDGAKNIPLGEVEDRKEEILSIEKPVILFCRSGNRSGKALEYLTGQGLNDGYNGGGWAELKAVLEANQGTF, from the coding sequence ATGTCTTTAATAGAAGTAATACAATCTGGAAATTATGAATTAATTGATGTTCGTGAGCCAATGGAGCTTGAAATGGACGGAAATATAGACGGAGCCAAAAATATTCCTTTGGGTGAAGTAGAAGATAGAAAGGAAGAAATTTTATCCATCGAAAAACCTGTTATTTTGTTCTGCAGAAGTGGAAACAGAAGTGGAAAAGCATTAGAATATCTTACTGGTCAGGGCTTGAATGACGGCTATAACGGCGGAGGCTGGGCTGAACTGAAAGCTGTACTGGAAGCAAATCAAGGAACTTTTTAA